DNA sequence from the Leuconostoc lactis genome:
TTATCTTCTTCTTCGAAAATTCCCATATTATTTTCTCCTTTTGCAGTAATTATACTACTAGAGAGATGTGGGTTGGATTAGAAATTATTGAATCGTTTAGACATCTTATCAAATTCCTTGTCGAAGTCTTTTTCAAACTTCTTGCGACGATCATTCATTCTCATCATATATCTAATTACAAAGGTAATTAATAACACGGCTGCAAATAACCAAAGTAGTCCGAAAACAATCGCAATAATCAATAATGTGTTAATCATAATTTTTCTCCTAAACGTGCCACTCGGCAACTAACTTGTCACTATCATATTCAAGTACATATAGCTCTTTCTTGGATAACGTCCAACCGTTCATGATTTCATAATTGTCATTCGGTTTAACTGTTCCAAGTTGTCGACTAATCACGCCTCCCTCATCCACTGTCTTTTCCTTGTGGAAGTGACCTTTGTGAATTTCACGACTGTGAGCTAGTGACCAGGCACCACCAAACTCATTTGCAAATAGCATGGGTAGGTTTTTAGGTGCTAAATCACCATGGGCTAACATGATACCCACGTTATCCAATAAATAGGCATCACGGAACTGGATATTGTTCTTGACAACGACTTGTGGGTACTTGGCTTTCAAATACTCCATGAACATGTACTCCATGTTGCCTGAATGATTGCCAGCCATTTGTTTGATGTGAAGTGTTGTGCTGTTTTTCAGGGCAGCAGTGACCAACACGTCAAAGAACTGTTTAGCGTCCTCAACGGCTTGTACCATATTAACTTCATCAAGCAATGTGCCTTTCAAAGTCTGTGATGACCACATCTGACTAGAATGGAATAGATCACCTAGCTGCTCAATCACAATCGTTTTGTAACCCTTATTGATAAGCTCTAACAGCCTATCTAAGTGACCTTTAACATCTTCTAGTGTAGTTATACCAAAATGCAAATCAGGAAGCGGTACAACCAAATTGTGCGTGTCTCGTGCAACCTGATTGACCGTGTATGGCTTAATGTCTGCTTTGAACAGATTAGCAATATCTTGTGGCATTAATTCATCACCTGACTTAGGCTTAACCGTAATCTTAGACTGATACAAATCAATCAAGCCATTCTCTTGGCTATTCTGTTGCCAAAAGTTGTTGCGTGCTGATACGATATCCCATTCAGTTGGATCAAAGCCGTGCGCTCTCAATACAAAGTCAGGGTCTTTAGCCTGTTCAGAAGTCATTTGCATAGTAGTAGATGATGTTGTGCTACCGTCTTTGTTGATGACGATTTCAGTACCACGTTTCACATCTTTAACCTTGTTGTGCTTTGATTGTGTTTGTACACCACGATATCGTTGCACTGACCGCCGACTAACATTCAAGCCGTAATTATCAAAGAAATAATCGATAACCTGACGCGTGTCCATACCTTGCTCGTACAACCTTTTGACTAACACCCTATATTCACTGGTCCATTTAAAATATGCCATACTTAAAACCTCACGTGTTTACGATAATCAATATTCCGGTTGTCGTAAATTTCTGCTTTCTTCTGTGCCTCTGCGCGCCTGTGTCTTTCTACGCTCGTACGCTTATAGTCTTCTGCGTGCTGCTTATTGACTTTTGTCGCGTCACGAATATGAATGAGGCGCTTTTTAGTTTTCTCGTCCATGTTTTACCTCATCAAAAAAGCCCAACCTACAATGTAAGTCGGACTGTTGTGCATTATGTAGTAAAAAACTACCGTTAGATTTAACTAACTAGCGCTACCAAATATTTTTTTATTTTTGTAAACTCTGCCAACGTATAAATGCTTCTTCATTTTGAACCAATTTGAAATACTCGGTGTCTCTATTTAGCATAGCAACCGTGAGTTCCTCGTTCTGCTTATTGTTCATACCTTTAATAACACCGTTTAATAAATCTGTTAGTGGTTCTCCAATTCCACGTTTAAAATTAAATCCAAGTGTTTGCAAAACGTTTAAGGTATTTCTTGAAAGCAATGGCTTTATTTTGTCAATATCAGTTAACATTTTTTCGTTATTATTCGGCACAATTTTCTCTATTGTAGGTACAACCGTTTCCGCAACAAAGTT
Encoded proteins:
- a CDS encoding helix-turn-helix domain-containing protein is translated as MDTRQVIDYFFDNYGLNVSRRSVQRYRGVQTQSKHNKVKDVKRGTEIVINKDGSTTSSTTMQMTSEQAKDPDFVLRAHGFDPTEWDIVSARNNFWQQNSQENGLIDLYQSKITVKPKSGDELMPQDIANLFKADIKPYTVNQVARDTHNLVVPLPDLHFGITTLEDVKGHLDRLLELINKGYKTIVIEQLGDLFHSSQMWSSQTLKGTLLDEVNMVQAVEDAKQFFDVLVTAALKNSTTLHIKQMAGNHSGNMEYMFMEYLKAKYPQVVVKNNIQFRDAYLLDNVGIMLAHGDLAPKNLPMLFANEFGGAWSLAHSREIHKGHFHKEKTVDEGGVISRQLGTVKPNDNYEIMNGWTLSKKELYVLEYDSDKLVAEWHV